One Myotis daubentonii chromosome 12, mMyoDau2.1, whole genome shotgun sequence genomic region harbors:
- the PCARE gene encoding photoreceptor cilium actin regulator, protein MGCTPSHSDIINSVARSGIQFFKKPKAVLPESPGGSERGAVPVLDRSSTCYDSGGGLSQGQRPTEAQPGPGWTQTLAEGHCQLTRDSTAGNREDLGGLIPETKTSPSQLNTSPSHMAKDIPFKTQSSHGSQGGAFCGEESAESTTQGSSLWKKKPKGPRSRQQGLRCQTALPAQGSEGKVDFPEPLVKAHQHAYTYLHSCLSKYEAILSLTRQATQTRELLQPMVSFLLLCFEEANQLLGEISRDGEVLLREVGEDLAWPLRKGEPQEQPDLLQQLLQYTVSRLQVLGDTVASLTGGCLEGSSSRLQATASHLEHQLSVKRGMDERLLRTLRQLESLASGHSDPGVQGLPLCSEDSGIGADSESVHQVDRLGKQASWDLTPEPAEWKPGVPPTAEAGQLGHTWQQSPFWRGADRPQDWPLSGPPGAKVQPAAQGGAGSLGPSSSGPESAPRRPGGLGKGNACDSFGAGVSLDAHLPKGSGSVTTPSLGAGENSSTEEGEDSLHPRPRSSPAGPEGPFQLLSRRLRSPQAREMILKMKEAISDRIKFVPVSSGHLDWAEEEERTVVPPRPSTVHGSRGGPVRQRRSQSEACLKSHVEELTLWELRRVQGDLSQRLEAFYALGTRAASLRPNHHGRGAPSSTISKLKASLTKSFSILPSQDKSIPQTRSPRPEGERPWQGTAERLPAAIPPGERAREAARAQDWAGRAHPPRTSVKKLIETFSPTESLQTLGKSKDSGPGPCLRKWGVPIMPPRFPIYRGLAPLYPKPQISPAVGPGWRPFSPAFPPLPAAPTREDPPHESEDPERLPPPPLEILMDKSYISLEPPESSKLAGSSHEGTHVPGLGEAGSARRTWASPKLGASMSPADLLPSRHVATPTGPCSTGSGGGRSSCNPGKLAGDLNPQPAISRNPEAEDSGAQGQARTDRAMRLSKQPRRAVPWHRSSHTSGQNRTSEPGLPRPTRGPHSSEAPRQSQESSSPLGRKAFPTRAHGAPRADRRHPSLSSSHRPAQPSVPSVDGSPGPTISPPVSPRALGPPTVTPPQHQLPSLPPESPLAQHKLSNPPAQRTEARSPASGPSPPLPESPPQGHKETRGSEDSEAATAKASGNTCPGFCPATSPPFEAKSSFSAAHPLTPALPPAAGGPRETPTACWRSSSGPRLRGGSQRGMTLCALNPQPFVRRTASDCQPGVRLRLPAPGTTSNACESQRGQSSSSEESPKKDTEPWSGPCAPELKGGRAASPPELCVLGHGLHREASAGRTQDKPQRKEVA, encoded by the coding sequence ATGGGGTGTACACCGTCCCACAGTGACATCATCAACAGCGTGGCTAGGAGTGGcatccagttttttaaaaagcccaaagCAGTTCTGCCAGAAAGTCCGGGGGGCAGTGAGAGGGGCGCCGTCCCCGTGCTGGACCGAAGCTCCACCTGCTATGACTCTGGGGGGGGCTTGTCCCAGGGACAGAGGCCGACAGAGGCGCAGCCAGGTCCCGGGTGGACCCAAACCTTGGCTGAAGGTCACTGTCAGCTCACAAGAGATTCCACTGCAGGCAACAGGGAGGATCTGGGAGGACTGATCCCAGAAACCAAAACCTCCCCATCCCAGCTGAACACATCACCAAGCCACATGGCTAAGGACATTCCATTCAAGACACAGAGCTCCCACGGGTCACAGGGGGGAGCCTTTTGTGGGGAAGAGAGTGCAGAGAGTACCACCCAGGGGAGCTCCCTGTGGAAAAAGAAGCCCAAAGGCCCCAGGTCCAGGCAGCAGGGCCTCCGTTGCCAAACCGCCCTTCCCGCTCAGGGGTCTGAAGGCAAAGTGGACTTCCCCGAGCCCCTGGTGAAGGCCCACCAGCACGCTTACACCTACCTGCACTCCTGCCTCTCCAAATACGAAGCCATCCTGAGCCTCACCCGCCAGGCCACCCAGACCCGGGAGCTGCTGCAGCCCATGGTCAGCTTCCTGCTGCTCTGCTTCGAGGAGGCCAACCAGCTCTTGGGGGAGATCTCCAGGGATGGAGAGGTGCTCCTCCGGGAAGTCGGGGAGGATCTGGCCTGGCCGTTGAGGAAAGGGGAGCCCCAGGAGCAGCCGGAtctcctgcagcagctgctgcaaTACACGGTGAGCCGGCTGCAGGTGCTGGGGGACACGGTGGCCTCACTCACTGGTGGCTGCCTGGAGGGCTCCAGCAGCCGCCTCCAAGCCACGGCCAGCCACTTGGAACACCAGCTGAGCGTGAAGAGGGGTATGGATGAGCGCCTCCTAAGGACTCTGCGGCAGCTGGAGAGCTTGGCGAGCGGCCACAGTGACCCTGGGGTGCAGGGCCTACCCTTGTGCTCTGAGGACAGTGGCATCGGTGCGGACAGTGAGTCTGTGCACCAGGTGGACAGGCTGGGCAAGCAAGCCAGCTGGGACCTAACGCCGGAGCCTGCAGAGTGGAAGCCAGGGGTTCCCCCCACAGCGGAGGCCGGGCAGCTGGGACATACCTGGCAGCAAAGCCCATTCTGGAGGGGTGCAGACCGACCCCAGGACTGGCCGCTCTCAGGGCCTCCTGGGGCCAAGGTGCAGCCAGCAGCACAGGGTGGAGCAGGGAGCCTCGGCCCCTCCAGCTCAGGCCCAGAAAgtgctccccgcaggccaggAGGGCTGGGCAAAGGCAATGCATGTGACTCCTTTGGGGCCGGGGTCTCCCTGGACGCACATCTTCCTAAAGGATCCGGGTCGGTGACCACTCCCTCCCTCGGTGCCGGAGAAAACAGCAGCACAGAGGAGGGGGAAGACAGCCTGCATCCGCGGCCACGGTCTTCACCTGCTGGCCCTGAGGGCCCGTTTCAGCTACTCTCCAGGAGGCTGAGGAGCCCCCAAGCGCGGGAAATGATTCTGAAGATGAAGGAAGCCATCAGTGACAGGATCAAGTTTGTCCCTGTGTCCTCTGGGCACCTGGAttgggctgaggaggaggagaggacagtGGTCCCGCCAAGACCGAGCACGGTCCATGGCAGCAGGGGGGGCCCCGTGAGGCAGAGGAGGTCCCAGTCAGAGGCGTGTCTGAAGAGCCACGTGGAGGAGCTCACCCTCTGGGAGCTGCGGAGGGTCCAGGGAGACCTGAGCCAGCGGCTGGAGGCCTTCTACGCCCTGGGCACCCGGGCAGCATCTCTGCGGCCCAACCACCATGGCAGGGGCGCCCCAAGCAGCACCATCAGCAAGCTGAAGGCCTCACTGACCAAGAGCTTCAGCATTTTGCCAAGTCAGGACAAGAGCATTCCGCAGACACGCAGTCCCCGCCCGGAGGGTGAACGGCCCTGGCAGGGGACAGCTGAGCGGCTTCCAGCTGCCATCCCACCAGGGGAGAGGGCCAGGGAGGCTGCCAGGGCCCAGGACTGGGCCGGCAGGGCCCATCCCCCCAGAACCTCAGTCAAGAAACTCATTGAAACATTCAGTCCCACTGAGAGTCTGCAGACACTGGGCAAGTCCAAAGACTCTGGGCCGGGCCCCTGCCTCAGGAAGTGGGGGGTCCCCATCATGCCCCCCAGATTTCCCATTTACAGGGGGCTTGCCCCTTTGTATCCAAAGCCCCAAATTTCTCCCGCAGTGGGCCCAGGCTGGAGGCCCTTCTCTCCCGCCTTTCCCCCTCTGCCAGCAGCGCCCACGAGGGAGGACCCTCCCCATGAATCAGAGGACCCAGAGcgcctccccccgccgcccctggAAATCCTGATGGACAAGTCCTACATTTCTCTGGAGCCCCCCGAAAGCAGCAAGCTGGCAGGGAGCTCCCATGAAGGGACCCACGtgccagggctgggagaggctggctcTGCCCGGAGAACATGGGCTTCCCCAAAGCTAGGAGCCTCCATGAGCCCCGCTGACCTGTTGCCCAGCAGGCACGTGGCCACCCCCACCGGGCCCTGCAGCACAGGGTCAGGGGGCGGCAGGAGCAGCTGCAACCCCGGGAAGCTGGCCGGGGACCTCAACCCCCAGCCAGCGATCAGCCGAAACCCAGAGGCAGAGGACAGTGGGGCTCAGGGTCAGGCACGCACAGACAGGGCCATGAGACTCTCCAAGCAGCCCCGGAGGGCAGTTCCCTGGCACCGCTCCAGCCATACATCTGGGCAGAACAGGACCTCGGAGCCCGGCCTGCCCAGACCAACTCGGGGGCCGCATTCTTCTGAGGCCCCAAGGCAGAGCCAAGAGAGCAGCTCCCCGCTGGGCAGGAAGGCCTTTCCTACGAGGGCACACGGGGCGCCCAGAGCAGACAGGAGGCACCCAAGCCTGTCCTCCTCCCACAGACCTGCTCAGCCCAGTGTCCCCTCTGTGGACGGGTCCCCCGGCCCCACAATCAGCCCTCCAGTGAGCCCCAGGGCACTGGGCCCCCCAACAGTGACGCCACCCCAGCACCagctgcccagcctgccccctgagAGCCCACTTGCTCAGCACAAGCTCTCCAACCCCCCTGCCCAGCGCACAGAAGCAAGGTCCCCGGCCtctggtccctcccctccccttcctgagTCCCCCCCACAGGGGCACAAGGAAACAAGAGGTTCTGAAGACAGTGAGGCAGCCACAGCCAAAGCATCTGGGAACACATGTCCTGGGTTCTGCCCAGCCACCTCCCCTCCATTTGAAGCTAAATCGTCATTCTCAGCAGCCCATCCACTCACCCCTGCACTGCCACCTGCAGCTGGGGGCCCTCGTGAGACCCCCACAGCATGCTGGAGGAGCAGCTCAGGGCCACGACTGAGGGGGGGCTCGCAGCGGGGAATGACTCTGTGTGCCCTCAACCCTCAGCCCTTCGTCAGGAG